From Asterias rubens chromosome 3, eAstRub1.3, whole genome shotgun sequence, the proteins below share one genomic window:
- the LOC117288140 gene encoding cold shock domain-containing protein E1-like: MASSPAWKRMNSQDSPTIIKPFHPAPQLQRSASYPPQNGASCRETGMIEKMLGSYGFITCCDRDGRLFFHGSHYDGNMENLKIGDAVEFETIPDCRSGKPIASKIIKLSQGTISSEIISEEPLSGLVVLEAKASRQKTPMGCPMTAEYGQVAYEMNGESFFLAYGMEDMYDKGRLLKKGDKVAFFIATDKRNGNVQARRIRMVEPVQVPMFQGVVCSMKESFGFIERADVVKEIFFHYSSFTGDINDLLLGDDVEFEVGHRNDKEVAVTIKKLPTGTVIFEDIGENDQGGCITKVIPRFTTKKTNDPFPGKLIYVLEDGGKRELSYGDKDLLHSYTLCVGDIVNFQIATDKRDHLQRATNLELSEATFKEGKEVRETGIIAAVKEGFGFIKCVDRDARMFFHFNEMLHSEGDIHISDEVEFSVMSDPTQAQRQIATRIKQLPKGSVTFQNVLPQRLKGVVDRLPDNLWGRSPGKNRDHTPELGLIRYQEDDKEVSVKFHAKDTDVRVPPDVKDEVEFNIAELKRDKSHLAVAIVVLNRGAKTDKQGYIAVLKDSFGFIETAEHDHEVFFHYSEFSGDVNDIDVGDEVSYSVIRKGPKISAEEVSKLPKGTIVVEPKKPGILQGKVIRPLRNIDPQQAAYNGLIQVVNEDNSDGAVYPYCIISLTDSHDFLQKGDPVQLQLCIANISGKEWACNVVAIRKILRTHVDSIKNNFGFLNYDTGEGKKLFFHMSEVQEGCDLHPGDEVEFVLIQNQQNGRHSAINVRRLSEIQRPGHLNRLKSVPSEERGPKTMVIRTPKGPDGTKGFNLGRTILNGTEERSV; encoded by the exons ATGGCGTCTAGCCCAGCATGGAAG AGAATGAATTCCCAAGACTCGCCTACCATCATCAAGCCTTTCCACCCTGCTCCCCAACTGCAGAGATCTGCCAGTTATCCACCTCAAAACGG AGCATCATGTCGAGAAACAGGAATGATCGAGAAAATGTTG GGTTCTTACGGTTTCATCACCTGCTGCGATCGTGATGGACGTCTATTCTTCCACGGGAGCCACTACGATGGCAACATGGAGAATCTTAAGATTGGTG ATGCAGTGGAATTTGAAACCATTCCGGATTGCCGTTCGGGTAAACCCATCGCTAGTAAGATCATCAAACTCAGCCAAGGAACCATCTCAAGTGAAATCATCTCAGAGGAGCCTCTCTCAGGTCTCGTTGTTCTTGAAGCAAAAGCAAGCAGACAGAAAACA CCAATGGGTTGTCCAATGACTGCTGAATATGGCCAGGTGGCGTATGAAATGAACGGC GAAAGCTTCTTTCTTGCCTATGGAATGGAAGACATGTATGACAAAGGACGCCTTCTCAAAAAAGGTGACAAAGTAGCATTCTTTATCGCTACCGACAAAAG AAACGGTAATGTCCAAGCTCGTAGGATCCGCATGGTGGAACCAGTCCAAGTACCAATGTTTCAGGGAGTCGTCTGCTCCATGAAGGAATCCTTTGGCTTCATCGAGAGAGCAGATGTTGTGAAAGAG ATTTTCTTCCACTACAGTAGCTTCACTGGTGACATCAATGATTTACTACTTGGAGATGACGTGGAGTTTGAAGTCGGCCACAGAAAT GATAAGGAGGTTGCAGTCACTATTAAGAAGCTTCCCACTGGTACCGTCATCTTTGAAGACATCGGGGAGAATGACCAGGGAGGATGCATCACTAAAGTCATCCCTCGCTTCACGACCAAGAAGACCAACGACCCATTCCCTGGCAAACTCATCTATGTCTTGGAAGATGGAGG GAAACGTGAACTGTCGTATGGAGACAAAGACCTGCTCCATTCATACACGCTATGCGTGGGTGACATCGTCAACTTTCAAATCGCCACTGACAAACGAGACCATCTACAACGAGCTACAAACCTGGAGCTGTCTGAAGCCACCTTCAAGGAGGGAAAAGAAGTTAGGGAAACG GGCATTATAGCAGCAGTCAAAGAGGGCTTTGGTTTCATCAAGTGTGTAGACCGAGACGCAAGGATGTTCTTTCACttcaatgaaatgcttcactCT GAGGGTGACATCCATATATCTGATGAGGTTGAGTTCTCGGTTATGTCA GACCCCACTCAAGCCCAGCGTCAGATCGCTACCAGGATTAAACAGCTCCCTAAAGGCAGTGTCACCTTTCAGAACGTTCTGCCTCAACGCCTTAAAGGAGTGGTGGACAGACTCCCCGATAACTTA TGGGGTCGGAGTCCAGGGAAGAATCGTGACCACACCCCAGAGCTTGGTTTGATCCGCTACCAGGAGGACGATAAGGAGGTGTCCGTTAAGTTCCATGCCAAGGACACCGATGTGCGTGTCCCTCCGGATGTCAAAGATGAG GTGGAGTTCAACATCGCAGAGTTGAAGCGTGACAAATCCCACTTGGCTGTGGCTATCGTTGTATTGAACCGAGGAGCTAAGACAGACAAGCAGGGCTACATTGCTGTACTGAAAGACAGCTTCGGTTTCATCGAGACCGCTGAACACGATCATGAAGTCTTTTTCCATTACAG CGAGTTTTCTGGTGATGTCAATGACATCGATGTTGGAGATGAAGTGAGTTATTCTGTCATCAGGAAGGGACCCAAGATCAGCGCAGAGGAGGTCTCCAAGTTGCCCAAAGGAACTATCGTAGTGGAG CCGAAGAAACCTGGAATTCTTCAGGGTAAAGTGATCCGTCCATTAAGGAATATTGACCCTCAGCAGGCTGCGTACAATGGTCTCATTCAAGTTGTTAATGAAG ATAACAGTGACGGTGCCGTTTACCCATACTGCATCATCAGCCTGACAGACAGTCATGACTTCCTGCAGAAGGGTGACCCTGTCCAGCTGCAGCTGTGCATCGCTAACATCTCCGGGAAGGAGTGGGCGTGTAACGTGGTCGCCATTCGAAAGATTCTACGCACTCATGTGGACTCCATCAAGAACAAC TTTGGATTTCTAAATTACGACACTGGTGAAGGCAAGAAGTTATTCTTTCACATGAGCGAAGTCCAAGAAGGATGCGATCTTCATCCCGGAGATGAAGTGGAATTTGTGCTGATTCAAAAccaacaaaatggccgccacaGTGCCATCAATGTCAGACGACTCAG TGAGATTCAACGTCCAGGCCATCTGAACCGTTTGAAGAGTGTCCCGAGCGAAGAGAGAGGTCCGAAGACGATGGTCATCAGAACGCCTAAAGGACCCGACGGTACAAAAGGCTTCAACCTGGGGAGGACTATCTTGAACGGAACCGAAGAACGGAGTGTGTAG